The sequence CCGAGATTGCCACTCACGTCAATGAGGAAACCGAGGATATCGGGGCCAGAAGGCTTTATACCATCCTGGAAAGAGTGCTCGAGGATATTTCCTTTGAGGCGCCTGACCTGGAGGACAAGAACGTGACGATTGACGGCGATTACATAAGAGAAAAAATGGGAAGGATTACGCAGGATATTGACGTATCCAACTATATCCTTTAATACAGATTTGTCATAACAAACCGGGATCTCAAACAGGGATCCCGGTTTTTCGCGCAGAGTATAATGAATAATGTCAATCGGGGAAATCTTATTGGTTGACCGATGGTTTACAACTGATTATAATGTAAGGAAATAAAATAGTCTTGAATAAAGTCCGTTTTATCTATAAAAATAAGGATATAAAGTACTTCACAGGATCGGAGGTTTATTATGCGAAATGAAATTCTGGATTATTTTCGCAAGGCGGATGGCAATTTCGTTTCCGGACAGCAGATTTCAAAAGACCTGCATGTCTCGCGTACAGCAATCTGGAAGCATATTAACGTCTTGAAAGAAAGAGGCTATATTTTTGAATCCAGTACAAGAAAGGGATACAGATTGATTTACGCACCGAATTTGCTGACACCGCTTGAAATTGACAGCGCACTCCATACAGAGACATTTGGAAGACATGTCGTCTATCTGGAATCCACACAGTCTACGAATGAAGAAGCAAAGAAGATAGCACGCGAAGGTGCTGAAGAAGGAACCATCGTCGTCGCTGAAGAACAGATTACAGGACACGGAAGACTCACGAGAGGATTTTTCAGTCCTTTTGCTAAGGGCATCTGGTTTTCTCTGATCCTCCGTCCTAAATTCTTCCCGATGGAAGCATCCAAGTGCACACTTCTGGCGGCAGTAGGCGTTTGCCGCGGCATCAGAAGGCTGGGGCTTGCTGATGCAGGCATCAAATGGCCAAATGATATCCTCGTCCATGGCAAGAAACTTGTCGGCATCCTGACACTGATGTCTGCATCCATGGAAAAGATCGACTATATTATCATGGGCATCGGCATCAATACAGGAATCAAGAAGAATGAATTCCCGGAAGATTTCCGTGAAGGCGCGACGTCCTTCCTTAATGAGGGCATCAACGTTTCACGAAAGGACCTCCTTGCAGCTATCCTTGGCGAGCTGGAAAAAGAATACAGCATCGCGCAGAATGAAGGCTTTGACAAAGTGCT is a genomic window of Veillonellaceae bacterium containing:
- a CDS encoding biotin--[acetyl-CoA-carboxylase] ligase; the encoded protein is MRNEILDYFRKADGNFVSGQQISKDLHVSRTAIWKHINVLKERGYIFESSTRKGYRLIYAPNLLTPLEIDSALHTETFGRHVVYLESTQSTNEEAKKIAREGAEEGTIVVAEEQITGHGRLTRGFFSPFAKGIWFSLILRPKFFPMEASKCTLLAAVGVCRGIRRLGLADAGIKWPNDILVHGKKLVGILTLMSASMEKIDYIIMGIGINTGIKKNEFPEDFREGATSFLNEGINVSRKDLLAAILGELEKEYSIAQNEGFDKVLDDWRALSVTLGQEVRVIFGDDSYTGKAVDIDRDGCLLVNTGSEVKRVIAGDVSIRPVDAPIPKR